From the Candidatus Saccharibacteria bacterium genome, the window GTGCGGTGCCGGGGTTTGATTTGAGGTAGCCATTGGGAGGCACTGGCCCATTGGGACCGTATTTAGTAATGTACAGCCTGCCCTGGGGATTTCGCGGTGTTTCGGCCGGCCGATTGGCCATGCGATTCTGCAACTTAAAACTATAGACCGAATTCGCAGTTGGGCAGCCCACCAAGTAAAAATGTACCACACCGTTGCTTTCGTCTACCTTGGTGAGTCTAGGCTCCCCTATAACCCGGCTCTTGACCGCGCAAAAATTACCCCATTTCCAATAACCCACATCGTGCTCGGTCGTAACGCCACGAGCTTGGTTTTGAGCCCAGGTGCCCACCCAGTCGTCGAGTAGGCCAATGTAGCTCCACTGGTTAATGTTTTGGGGACAAACGCTGGCGTAACCAGCTACCGCTTCATAGCCACAAACCGTGGTTAGTTGCCCGGCAGGAAAGTTTAGAGTCTGAATATTGGGGTTTCCAGGCGGAGCTGGATTACTGCCACCAACCGGGTTGGGCCCAGGAGCGGCTTGGACTTTTGGATAAACCGCCAGCGTCGTACGTGTGGCCGACACAACATCGATCTGGTTTTCGTTGGCTCCCAAAAAGCGGTAAAAATAGTTCAAATTACCATTAGGCGCGCCAATAGTTTGTCTTATGCATTGCCGGGTTGTTCCCTGCGCGTACAGCGTACCTTGAGTAACAGCAACTTCGTTGCCGCCCCAGTCTAAAATTAGAAGATAATAATTAGCGGCATTTCCATCGGGCCGGGTTTTGTAAAACACCCAACAAACCTCTACATCTGCCCGGTCGATGTTAGCAACATCATTATTACTAACTATGTTGCCATACGTATCGCTAGCCTCGGCCGAAGTCCGGTTGGCCACGTTTATGGCATAGCTATATGCTGTAAAGCTGGGGTTGGCCGGCACGGTGCTGGCATTATATATACCACTCAAACCATTACCCACCGAAAACACCCTAGTAGCCGAAGCTCTGCTAAAGCGCAGTATAATAACCCCTAGACCAGCCACTACAGCTATCAGTATTAGCGCCATCCACCAACGGAATTTAAACTGGTGTAGCTTGTTTAGGCTTGATTTGGCAGTACGAGATTTTGATTTTGTTTTTTTAGCAGGCATTTTATAGCGCTTATGTTATTTAGGACTGATTATAATACACTGCACAAATTATTACAATTATGGTCTGGCGGTTAGCACATAGAACGGGTAGGTAATAATATTGCCTAATTGTTTTAGCAGATTGGGGCTGTTGTCGATAGCAATGGTTTTTTTGACGGCAGCCAGCGGCCTGTTACTTGTATCGAAGGCTATGGCCGAAATAGTGTGCTGCCCGGCACTGTATCTGGTTGAGTCAAAGGTGAAGCTATAGGGTGTTTTGGTAGCAACCCCGGCCAGGGTACCATCAACATAAAAACCTACTTTTCCAACATTCTCTAGCCTGGTAGTGTTATAGCCAAATATAACTGTGCCGCTAACCGGAATCGGCGAGCCTGTTTGAGCGATAGTGGCGCCACCGGCAACCTGTTGGATCTCGGCATCGGTGAGCGGTGTGCTGGTAACCTCACTAGTGGCGGCCCGGCTTAGGCGAATAATAATAATGCCGGCAAACATAACAATAACAATAAAAACAATGACTTGCCAGGACTTAATATAGTGAGCATGAGCCAACGTTGCCACACCAATACTGGAAGAGCTGCTGCGTGATTGGTATTTGGTTTTGGACTTAGCTTTTGCCATAAGAATCTTAAACCATTGTAACTTAGTTGTCGCCCAAAATCACTTTCCAGGGATAACTTAGGCTATTTTGAATCATTTGCAAGCGGCCGCCATTTATGACATTAACGCGCTGTTGTATCAAATTTATAACTAGATTGTTTTGATCGTAGGCCGCAAGCGCAATGGTGTGCTGGCCATTACTAAGAGCGGTAGTGTCTAAGGTATAGGTGTAGGGGGGGTTGCTTTCAGTGGCCTTCAAGTTACCGTCGACATAATAAGCCACAAACTTGGGGCTGTCTTTGCCGCCATAGCTAAGGTTTGCCTGGCCGCTGACTGGCACGGTCGGCTTGGTGTTGGTACTTGCCCTAGCACCAAATTGGGTCTGGTAGCGTGTAATTTCTGGTGGCTGCAAAGTTTTGGCAGCTTGGAGATTTATAGTATCGCCGCTGGCCTTACTGAGTCTAACTATTAAAACACCTATTACTAATATAACTAAAATCAAAACCAGGCCGTGCCAGATTCTAGGCCGGAAGCGCGACTTACGCACAGCGCCGGGGGCAACATGCGATGCTCGAGCTTTAGCCTGTGTGGTTTTAGAGTTGTCGGCCATAGGTTTATTGCTTATGGTTGTATCATACTACAGATTGAGCCAATAAACAAAAGCCCTCTGTGTAGTAATGGCAGTTATAACTAGGCCTGGAGCCTGAGCGTTAAAAGTTCTCCGTATTCTGAAGGTCGATGCACACCACGCTCCGGGTGACTTAAATCCAAACGTGGCAGATCAGAAACTCGGGCCAAAACGATATTGTTTGTTGGCACTAATAGAGTATCGGTTTTATCAACAAAGTTAATGACCGCCTCTGGCAGACCCAATTGACCACCAGGATCAAGCCCTTGCTCTGGCTCATCGAGCACTACAAGTACGTCGGGGTATTCAGAAGGAGCACCGCTTGGATAAGGCCGTTTTGGCTTTTCAATCCGTGTCCTTCTTAGATCTTCTAGGGCTTGCTCAAAAAGCTGACGAGTAGATTTTCGGTGGGTATATTTGCTATCAATATTGTGGCCGGCTCGAGCATCCCTGTACATTTGCTCTGCCCAACGTTTTGTTTCGTGTATTATCTCTGCACCGTCAATATCTGTCGGGTGTGCTCCGCGATTTTCACCACGAGGAACACCAACTTGCAATGCAGGTAAAAGCTTTGCAGCAGGAGAATCTTCGTTAAATTCGATTGTCTGCCTGTGTATGGGAATATCTTCATCAACATGGGCGTTACGGACAACAGCAATAGCTTCCATTAATGCCCTGGCAAACTGGGTCTTGCCAGAGCCGTTCGGGCCAACGATAAGTGTTACCTGTTCATCAAAGCTTAGTTTTTCGGGCAAACGCAATAACCAGTCTTTCATTTGGTCTGGAAGTTCTGCTTGGGTTATAAGTTCCTTATCGACTGATACCTCAAACTGCCCGGCATATTCCTTTTCATTTTTTTCTATGTTGCCGCCTGAAAATTCTCCATTTTAAGAAGGGGGTCTTGGCTCTTTTTCCATGATTACAAGTATATCAAAAAAGAAGCTTAACGGCTTCTTTTTAGCAACAACTATGATTGGTTGAGGACTGGGTTTTGCTAATTTACTTAATCCTGGCATCGTTCTACTTTCCCCTTTGGTAGAGTATCATCGACGCTGAAGGGC encodes:
- a CDS encoding Ig-like domain-containing protein; this encodes MAKAKSKTKYQSRSSSSSIGVATLAHAHYIKSWQVIVFIVIVMFAGIIIIRLSRAATSEVTSTPLTDAEIQQVAGGATIAQTGSPIPVSGTVIFGYNTTRLENVGKVGFYVDGTLAGVATKTPYSFTFDSTRYSAGQHTISAIAFDTSNRPLAAVKKTIAIDNSPNLLKQLGNIITYPFYVLTARP
- a CDS encoding Ig-like domain-containing protein produces the protein MADNSKTTQAKARASHVAPGAVRKSRFRPRIWHGLVLILVILVIGVLIVRLSKASGDTINLQAAKTLQPPEITRYQTQFGARASTNTKPTVPVSGQANLSYGGKDSPKFVAYYVDGNLKATESNPPYTYTLDTTALSNGQHTIALAAYDQNNLVINLIQQRVNVINGGRLQMIQNSLSYPWKVILGDN